The DNA segment TCAGTATCATCCACATATGAGATATTGATTAGATACTCGAGGCCAATTAGCAGCACATTTATGTTCTCTTGCGATGATTCTAAAACTCGAATATGAGACTGCATCAGAGGAAAAAAGGATAGCCAGAGGAGAGTTATTTCAGTGAAGGAAACCAATGGCCACAATCAACGTTCCAACACTTTTAGCCACAGAATTATTCAAGTGGGGTTTATAGTTTGGAACAATGCACAAGCATGGGAGGTCTTACCTGGAAAATGAAAGAACTAAAGATGAAAAAAACAACTGTCCACGTATGACTAACTACTAAGCATGATATTCAGTAACATACTCTAGGGTAAAATCTCAACAAAGAGAACTTCCTACATCAACTCATTAATATGTCAATCGCTAATTAGTCCAACTGATGCAACAACCGTTTTAAAACAACCTCATATACGTAATAATACATATAGAAGCCACTACTGAGATCAAGATTCCACctgtacaaaaaaattatacctGAAAAAGGAGAGAAATCagttttaagctttaaattaaaattaaaaatatcaaaatatagttGCAACTTCCACATGATGTCATCAACAAAACAATCGTAGCCAACCGATTGTCAAAAGGTTTTTATTGCCTTCTAGTTCCTTGTAAGAGATGACAAAGGGAGTTACCTTGTAAAATGATGTGAAAAACAAAGCCAAATTTTGAATGAAGGCCTGGGAGCAAAAAAAGTAGTAGCAGAATATCAGCATTGACAAACAAAGAACAAACTACAAACTTCGACGTTTGATATCATTCAAAAAAATACCTGCTCCTCAGTGTTTCCATTCGCATAAGCCTCTAAAAAGTTTGTACTTGTTGGGAGGATGTTCTGCAAGGAAACAAAGATTGTTTCAGAGACTCATCCAAGAATCCCACACTGTCCCTAAAATTTAGTGAAATGAACATCGCAATATTGCATAAATTTCAGAAATACCTGCAGTTGCACCAAGAATATTGTATACATTTTGACATACTGCATGTTGTAAAAATCCCCAAAACTCAGAGCAGCAACCTGCAAAACCCAGTTCATGCCAGCCAATAATTATTACTGGGAAAGAGCATAATTAGCATTCCAAAGGTGACAGCACGATATACCTCCGTCAAACACTGAAGCGTTAGATTGCGATACACAGGCACGGGAAAAAACTTAAGAAGTGTTTCAAGCTGCCAAGCAAAAGCACAGGGGCAACAAATACAATTTAGCACAAACAAATCAACAAAAGactttaacaaaaaaaaatcaacaaaagaTTCTGCAAATCAGAAGGTCACAGCTCCCCCCCAATCTAAGAAGAAACCACATGAAAGGAAAGAACGCACACCAGTGGAGACTCAAATATGTAACCCAGTGGAATCCACGAAAGAAACGCATGCAATGTAGCTAGGGTAGCCCTGATAAGTTCGGCCCTTTGAGATGCTGACAATACGTACAGGCATAACTCGTGAATGAGCTGGAACTCACTGTAAACAAATAAAACTACTCAACATTAGGAGAAAAGAAACagaatgatttaaaataaaaccagtTACACAAAAAAAACATAGCAAATAAGTACAATGCACATCAgaacaataaaactaaaatgaaCGCATTCAATATAAGCATCGAAGGATGGATAAATATGAACAAGTGATTGCTCATAACAGAAATCCATGCAATTACAGAAATCCATGAACAAGTGATTGCTCATAACAGAAATCCATGCAATTACAAATATAAAGAATTGAACTAACCTGCAATGAAAATCTAATCGACAACGTTATAACTATTGAAGTAATCCATAACTAGACCAAGAATCAAATGGCTACCTGTTCAATGATTGTTTTAACTCTTTAATCTTTTGCTGAGTCATTTCACCCCTTGAGAAGTCGAAGACCTCTTCACTTAGAAGCTGTCAGAAAATCTTTTCGTCAACTAAATTTAGTCcataaataaatacaaacaaAGTTGTGAATTACTGACTTTTAGAATGGCCATGCAATTCTCGCAAATGGTCTCACTAGTTTTTGCTGCTGAAACCAAGTCAGGAATGAAGCTTCGCCAACGGGCTGGCCACTCATGCTTCAAAATCTGAAAAACCATACCACAATAATTACCAAGTTAACGCATAGAGAATTCTAATCGGAAGATTCCCTAGTTGAACGAGGAAATCCATTCAAAGAAACTCTGAATATTACAGAGGAAATCATATTAAGAATACAACGTAAATACCTGCACTAATATAATGTTGAGTTTGTTAACATATAACCTCTCTCGCCGAAAGGAGATCTCATCGCTTGAAAGCTACAAAACACATTGCTTGGTGAAACTCTAAGCATACAAAACCTCATTACTTAAACATAACATGAAAGACAATCATAAAACTTGTTCCAGAAAGAATTGATCATAATCACCTTCACAATAACTTCAGAAATATAGTTTTTCATGCCATCTCGTTGTTCGGCGGGTAAAGCATTCCATCTGTACTTGATAACACCTTCTAGAACCTGTTCAAGAATCAGTTCACTTATCAGTATCACCAAGCAacgtatataaaaaaaacaaaagaaaagaattaGAAATAAGCAGAGAGAAGTTAGTGTTAAAGGCAGAAATCTTACTATGATACATATTAGACTTCATTACTATCCATGGCATAGTTAATCACAGACCTGTAAGGCAAAAAACTTGGTGTTCAAGTTCTGAGTACTGGATAAAATGTGAACCACTTGAAGCCACATTTCTGGATTATTTTGCAAGTCTCGCAAAATATGATCTGCGGCAGTCCTCTGCGTCATAAAAAGGGAAAATCAATAGTTGTTATTCACATCAAATGCAAAAATGGAAACTTCCAATGGCCATTCTATGCACTTTATATTTTCAACGTAAATTTCTCTACCGTATTCTCAATAAAGCAGCAATAATATGCTGGATATGGGAATCAAATAACTACCAATGCCAACCAAGAGAAACCAcaagaaaagataaaactaattGCCAAATTTACAATGCAGATCTGTGAACAGGAATAAatgtttgaaattaaataaacagAAACTTTTACACGATATATTCAGTTTGAGTGATGCATGGAGAGGTGTGAATAATCAAGTGAAAAACCCTTCTTACAAGGAGTAAAATTTTTAAGAATCGATCAATATTCATCCTCAAGAACATTAATACATGTTCCCTTCTTCATCTTTCATACATTTGTAATATattgtttataaattttaaatcaaaatttttaaaaagatagACCAAAATAATATCTACACGTTCGCCTGCCAGATCCATTAGCCGTTCCTACaacattaaatattatttaagatACTTTTCTACTTTTTATTCAATCAAACTGACCAGGCAGTTTCGATTCGTTCGTTCGTTCATTCTGATATGGTTGCAAAAAAtggatattaaatttattattttacggTTAAACAATTGATGTTggtagaaattatgcatgagtTATTGCACATTCCTCCACTAGTTTAAGAATAGAAGTAGGTTATGTAATACTTTTGAATTTAACACAAAATGAAGGTTAAGGCTTTAAGCTGAGTTCGATTGAAGCcaattgaaaagaaaaacaaagatTTACTGATTATTCAGATTAGATTGTCCCTATTTATAACGACATTGgatgttaaaattattatatgatttaaggAATTAATAATAGTGATGTCATTAATTACAACATTTATCGTGAACCGAGAGTTTGTTAGGTCGAAGTAAATTGAAATGAGCTCGAGACACACTATACCTTTTTCTCTGTCATGGGCTCCTGGCCAAGACATGTTAATAAATTCAAGGGAGTTTCGATATAACCGAGGCGACTACAAGAGACAGTACAATATAACAAAGCAGATTAGAAAGACAAAATACACAGACTTGTTGCAAGAAATTAGATTGTTCGCCGTTCCAAGCAAGGAATTTTTTCTCTATAAGTTACGAACAAACCCTTTGCGACAATCAATTGCATAACTCCATGTATCCACACAGAAAGCAAAGCAGCAAAATTAACAGTATCCATgctaaaaagttaaaaaaataagtaaagGTATTCATAACATGCACAAAAATCATCAAAGAAAACGTAATCTCCAACAACCAGACACATAGTTCACACGCATGGTAGGAGAGCCATAATTTGGAGTTATCAGAAGGTTCAATGTTCCGTAAGTTCAGAATGAATTCACTATTGCCCTCGGAAAATAATACGAAACATAATTGCCTACTTATAGGTGATCGCTGTAAATGACTCTACATCAAATCATCGCCAGTGTAAAGAAGCTCCTAATAAATTACACAAATGCTGAAAGGGCCTCTTAAGTATATAATCACTCCCAAAAACGGACCAGACAAGTCACATTGTTCCACACCTCACATTTTCACTTTTATTCTAAAGGACAATTAGGGAATTGGAATAAATAACACAATGAGCCAGAATCCTTGATAGATGCAGACAAAATGTTATAAAGACCTGAATAGATGCGAGAAACATTTGTCCCTTATGATAAACATGGAATGAGAAAGCTTACCGTTTATTCACAATGTTGAGTATTCACTTTCTAGATCATTAGCTTAAATCATGGACAAATATTCACCGAGTAAATTCATTCTAATTCCAAACAGGACTTGAACTACTCACGCAACACTCCATGGTTTGGAGATGTTGGGCAGTTACTTTATTCTTAAATTTGAAGGGGGGGAAATCACAGCCCCAACAGTTACTGGCATTCATCAACAACCAAATTCACGATAttcaaaaggaaaatttttagtcagggttcaaagtttttttttttgataggaaacaatattttattataatgataTTAAGGTTTACAACAGCGGATAAGCAATCCacaaatttaagaaatattacaaGATTACACCGCCATTATCACGACCAAAGTTGGATAGGTTCACTTGGGTAAAAAAGTACAAAGGTGATGAAGAAAATGCAGTGCAAcatttatatgatttaaaattttgattgttTCCTGTTGTAGTTAGTAGTTCATCTCAAGTTTCTCTACATCTATTTCACGAGCTCATTGTGAAATGAGAAATTTAACTTGATATGCAGTTATTAGTTAGTCCTGACCAACTATCCAACAGCATTCGATGATTTCTGGACTTTGTATGATTAGAGGAAGAATGTCATTTTAGGTACTCTTATTGATTCTTCCGTGGAGGGGTTTCTAGAATGGTATGTCTAATGAATCTTGAGTATAAAAATGTGTCCTAGAAAATTGTTACCTTTTcaacttttcttctttttcctaTTAATGTTAGATTCAATTCGATTAATGATCACCGCTTCAGTCTATTTGGACTTGAGTCACTATGCAAACCAGCATCACTCATGGATAATAAATCAATGGGATGAAACACTCAAGAAACAGGGAATGCGATAAAAAAACACGAGGGAATTTACGTGGTTCAGCTTTCTTTTGAGACCTACATCCACTGGAGGAACAATCACAATGATTTTATTGATCAAAGAGCTTGCAATACAAGCTTGAACAAGAAATGAGAGTACAATCAAGATTCTTTCACTCAATCTCACTTGTCTCTCTTTACTCCCTTGCACTTTTCCGCTAGTTATTCTAGGATTTTCTTGTTAGTGAACTGAGAAGTGGTATTGCCCTTTTATATGTTCAACGGTGATACCGGTAGCCTCTTGCCTCATTCTCCCTTCTAGCTTGTTGAATAGAGCAGTGGTTAGTTTAATTAACCACCTTCCTGTTATGGCCACTAACAGAAAGAGTAAGTTTGCTTCTATACTCACCTGGAAAGCCAACATTGAGAGACATTTGTATTAagcaattattattattactaattaGTTTCATACTTACCACTGTTATTTTTGTCCATGCTTTTTATGTCAGGTTCTCttgtaattttgtttttagatGAAAATTCTTCAGTCTAGATTATTTTCTCATTTACTGCTAAAGTATATGTCCtcaatttattttgttgtttgTCATAGGTGGACTTGGATGCATCTGCAATATCACATATGAATCTGCATGCAGGTTTTTCATACATATTCTAGCATTTAGGTTTTCCTTTGTATATTCACTTATCTattgtttattatttatatgttcACAAATCCTTTTTATCCATATTGCATAACTATGCTGTGATGATCCAGGATGTTTGGACCGAGGGAGTGCACCTAAGTCCAACTCAAAGAATAATAGTAATTTATCACAAATAACTCTAAAAATctatagaaaaaaatttatctgcAGGTACATGTTACAATTTACGATGTGTacaagaatattaaaattataaatggaATTAGAAATTTGGTACCTTGTCAATATTTTGTTCAAAAACTTTTGATAGATTCAATGTGTTAGCCCAAGCCTCACTACATGCAATCTTTTGTACAACTCGCAGTAAATTTAGTGccaatcttttaaattttttaaaagatctAAATCATTGTCAATATTTTGGCCAAAACTTTCGATAGATTCAATGTGTTAGCCCAAGACTCACTACATGCAATCTTTTGTACAACTCGCAGTAAATTTAGTGccaatcttttaaattttttaaaacatctaaatcaaaacttttaatgcTTCCTAATCATTAGAGAATTTTATTCAAAAAGTGAAAGAAattctaaaattaattaaaacagtGACAGAATTATTGATGAATTAAGTTACTTTTACTTTtcaaggttttaaaaaaattaagaatggCATGCTCACAATAAATATCAACCAATGGTGTAGCATTGACTCTTGTTGTCCGtgtaaaaatgaatttgaaacaAACTCTAGCATATCTTATAGCCATTAGATGGGTGCAGTAATGAAAATAGAGAAACTTTTATTCCACTGAACTCCATAGAGAAAGTAGATTAAGTTGTTGATAGAGTGAGTCAGTTAGAATTAAAGGTAGATTAAATCAGGAGATAAGCAATAAAACTTATTGCGGAATAGATGAACTTGACATCCTAAAGGATACTGTGAGCAGACTGTGTCATCCTGTGACCAGGTACTATAGGATTTTGTAGTTTCTGGCGTTGATTATTTGAAACAGGCATTTAACTTAGTTCATAGCTCCAAGATAAGATTTCAGTAGTAATGAACTTTTGTGGCGATATGTGAGGGTAAGCAAGGGAAAATTTAGATTGTAAAGTGGGTTATCGGTCGAGGCTGCAGCTTGGCGAAATACTTCCAATTTTGAAGTCTATGTGCCTTTGTGAATCTTATATTTTTCCGGTAATCTTTAATATGTTTTAGGATattgctgattattttattgGTTTTTACTTTTGGACTAGGGTACTTGTTGATCTTGCCATTCCATGTGTGAAGCCAGGTCTGCGAGTATTTGAGGGATGCACAGTCGGTTTTCATCCACGGTCATGGGAAATTGTAAGCTCTGTTATAAATTCTAGATTGTTATGTAGTACATCAAATGGTGGATCAGTCATATATGTTGTTTTAAGATTATGTCTGATCTCTTAAATAATTGTAGGTTTACAATGGCATGACTCAGTTAGGATATGAAAAGGCTTACAACGAATTCAGGTACAATGACCTTTTCAAGTTGTATTGCTTCTTTTGCATTTATTACAGATTAATCTTCCAACAGAAACACTTTTTCAAATATTACTCTATTTACCATTTTAAATTGATGTCAATGATTACACTCCTTTAAAGAAAACACACAACTTTACAATTTTCGACACTTATCTTGGTTAATGGTCACCTTAGGGCATTTGAGGAACATATACCAACCACTCTTAGAGCATTGAACCACATGATTAAGCCTAGAGGTTGAAAATAAGGTACACAGGTGCTTATCACGAAATCAAACTTCTCTGTGTGACACATCATTTTCAAACTCATGGGGGCTACTGGTCTGCTGGATGCTACTCATCTTGAGACAGTTAGAGCAAGGACACGATATTGTATCATGATATTGTTATGGACTCAGACCAATGTTGACGCCCAAGTAGTTCAAGATTATAAGTAAACGCTAGAAGGGCCCCGAAAAAAGGGGTGGAGGAAAAAAGGGTTGTGGGAACGTTTATATTAGAAGGAATGGGAAAATATTCTGAGAAGTTTTTCTTTCCATATATAGGGAACATTTCCTAATTATGTTTTTGGTCATTTATTTTGTAAACGATGTATTATCTTTCTTTTCCAGGAAATAAGATCATTCACCTTCGTCATTTGCGAAGTTGCATCTTGGAAATTTGTTACTGTTTTCTGTGAGTTCGAGTGCGTAACAAATTGGTCTGAATCCTTAAAAGATATTAGATTAATAACCAGTTGTTCGTAGGAGTTCTTAAATCTTCTTTCTAATCCATTTTCCATTTGAGATTGCTGCAGCTTCAAAACTGAGCAAAGACATGTTACTCTATATATGACTGCAGTTGCTTCCTTCTCCAGTCTAGTGCAAAAGCCAACGATTAAGGTTTGTTCTCTATTTGATTTGTGGATGCTAGTACATTGTTATGATCCCATGTTATGGATCTCGTCAGGGGGCGGTCTATTGTGAATTTGAGGCTTGTTAGGAGATAACTTCTCGTTCTCTTTGTTTTAAAGCTCTAGGAGAGAACCTTAGATCTCGTTTGACAAAATTttgtgaataatttttctgataatcTTATGCATATAAATAATAGAGCTTACAAGATTAAATCGGAAATCAAATCTCCTAGAATCCTATAGATTTGGATGATTCCAAATCTTTTTATTCAATTGAAATATAGCTTGGAATCctaaaattaagaaaatcaaatcctatataaatagaagatcaactATAGAATATCCATCCTTAAAAAGGGTaagaaaacaacaaataatatttCTAGTCAAAAGACGATAGCAGAATAATTCATCGGGTTTGAACTTCTCGTCTATGTGTAAGGCCCATGACATTACTCCCCCTTGGAGATCATGGTTTTCCTCAACCATGAGGGAAGGGTACTGAAAATTGTGTTATACTTTTATGTATTCGCTTATCTCAAAAAGCTTGGGGCAGTGATCGAAAATCTTGAGGTGGTAGAGGTGGGAGCAGTAGACTACAATCGATATTTCCTTTGACCTTTTTTAAGCAAGAGAAATGAAACATGGCGTGAAGTTTTGAATTTTCTGGTAGTTGGAGCTTCTCTGCAATTTTGACCCTCCCGTTCAATGACCAATTCACAATGACCAATTCACCTTCCTGCACATTTTTAATTGATTGTTGCCATCCTAGGGAGGTGGAAATCTTAGATTTTACTGCTTTTGAGAAGCCCACTTGTAGCATGGAGATTACGTGCAAGAAACATGCATTCTCATCAGGCCCGTGGTTACTGTTGCCCTCACCAACATTAGTGTGCATGGTTGATAGATAATTGAGCATCTTCtccaaattattaatttgagcTTGATACCTTTTTTCACTTGCTGACATGTTCTCTTGATATACTTTGAATTGTTGTTATGCCCATGACGTCGGGCTCTAATACCAATTTGTTATGCTCCCACGTTATATATCTCGCCAGGGAGCCGTCTATTGTGAATTTGAGACTCGTTAGGAGAGAACCTCTGGATCTCTTTGTTTTATGCCTCGTTAGAAGAGAACCTTAGATTAAGTAACACAAAATTCTGTGAATAATTTTTGTGATAATCTTATTCATATTTATTCTGCATTATAAATAATAGAGCTTATAAGATTAAATCAGAAATCAAATCCCTAAGAATCAACGattccaaatatttttattcaaatgaaaAGATATTTTGGaatcataaaataaagaaaatcaaatcctaaatagaagatcaactatagaatgatcatattctttaaaaaggataacataacaaaaaaatcatatttgtgAATAAAAGATGATGGCAAAATAATTCATCGGCCTTGAGCTTTCCCATCTACGTACAAGGCCCTTGACATAAATCTATGCTTGCCGAAGGACTtgtggtttttattttttattgctttatctTCTCTGGCTCCAGATTTATCCTGACCAAGGATTGCAAGTTCGGTTGTCCGGCTCAGGAGCAAATGCCATCCCACCTACTACTTTGTCTCCCACATTGATGCTTTTGGAATGGAGATGTATGCACATTACGTCATTAccttgttaataatatttattttactatgTGGCTTTATAACTACCTTATTATACTAATTGCTCAAACAGGTGAAAGGGCCCATGATTCACCTTATGAAGTTGAAATTACCATTCCGATAGAGAATTACGACCCAATTCAGTTTACCTTTGCAAAAATGTGTGGTGAGTTTTAGTATTTCAACTTCAGTTTCTTGTGCTGTTTTCTCAAAGTAGCAATGCTTATTTTAACACGAGTCTTTATGTGCTTCAACTTTTATAGAACAACGACAAAAAGATGATGGAGAAGCTACAAGAGGATGGGCTATATTCGGGATCCTATCTTGCGTGTATGTCCAGTTATTCCTCATGACTCGTTTTTAATGTTTGTGTCCAAGTATGTTATCATCTGCCAGTAAAGTAGGTAAAAAATTATCAGTGTCTTGTGACTTATATTTGATCCTGATGCAAATCTATTTATGAGTCGATTGTTACCACTTGTGTTCCTTTAATTAAGCAGATTCATCGTAGTCTTTACGGTGTTCTGTTGTGGAGGGTTTATCTACAGGACTCGAGTAGAAAACATGGTGAGTTGCTTTTCATCCATTGCTAGAATCAGTTGTTCATTTTTCTCCTGGcaacatacacatatatatacacatgatatatttatttgtttgtgaTTCTATGTACGCTTACTTTTACTAAATACATTTGCAGCGTGGCCTAGATGCACTCCCAGGGATGGCAACTTTATCAGCATGTTTGGAAACTGTAAGAAGAGTTCCCGATTTCTTACTGGCCATAGCTAAAGTAAATTGAAACTTTagttaaatgatatatatgtgcaATGTTTTTGTCTCACGTGGGTTGAAAATAAATGCTTAAAATGGTTTACAAGTAGTTGTAATTAACTCTTATAACAAATTGTATTAAATATTTTCGTAAAACAAGGGCGAATGCGAAGTATTTGCTACAAAAACCTAGTGTACTGTCCTGTTTGTACGAGCCTAGGCCCGGGGCAGACGACATATATAGCATAATTATTTCCTTATGTTTTGGCGGTGCAAATTCTTCATTTTACTGCATCCCTCGATGTGCTAAATTTGGAAGTGAACATGGGAATATGCAGGTGAGTAATGGAGTTGGGCAAGGCTATACACGACCAGCTGATGCTAGAAATCCTTTTGTGAATGAAACTTCATGGGAGGAGCAGCAGGGAACTTCCACACAAGGAACATGGAGACGAAGTGAGAGAACATATGGATCCATTTGATCCCTCTAAATTTATCTCGGTTTCCATTGTCTCTCTTCTGTATTAAGAATCTTCGTCAAacaatttttgatatttttaaacaatcaCATATCCTTTGGGAATTGAACTTGAGCAACAAACCGCAACATAACTGTAGTTTAATACCCCGTCAACAAGTTTTGATTCGTGAATGAATGAAAAATTCCAATCATGATGATATTTGTCCATATGAAAGCTAACCTAGAGGCCAAATCGAATCAAATGAAGTTGAATATCGATACTGAAATGAGGGGAAAGACTCGATTCTTTCAAATATGTTTGATCTCTTTTCCGATTCGCTTCCAAATGTTTCGGCGTTTTTGGCTTATTCTTAAAATGTTAGTATCCAACTCTAGGTCAAAAGTTATAATTGTTAGTTGAAGtgttactttatttttttatattcgtGGCAGCGCANTCATTTGTGAATTATTTTTAACGACAGTTTAGGGTTTGACGGttgtctcattttttttaactgcagtgtttttattgttagttgaatacttttattttaaaatgtataattttcagctgttattatatgcatacataaaaatgtaatttttgaaaattagctagcaaaaaaaaaatttctagtagtaTACGTTTCAAAAATGCCCTTCTTGGTAGCTAGCCATGAGTCCTTGAAGATCTTCCTTGAACTTCTTGATTCGTCCCCACGTAATTGTTCCTTCTGGTAACTCTAATTGGTCTCACTCATTCTTAAGAGCATCCTCGATTGCATCATTTAGGCCTAAGGTAATGCTGCCAAGTCTCAAGAGGCCTGACAAATTATTATAACTCTTTGTTGTATAGTGTGAAATTCAGAGTTGATCCATTCATCCTTTCATTAGCTTATGACACTGGTTGTCTTCCTCACATCAAAACTCCTCCAATATCTGCACTTGAGTTTGTAGTCTTCGACAGGGCTGAGcagccccaacaaacgaggtatatctcaaaagatatcaggacCAACGTGatatatcatgcataatatgacaaAGCAGCAAAACATGTATCATGCGACCGATAAAACGCATCATATAAGTGTGTATGCTATGTTTGGATATTTCTTTCAGTACATCatgtacctcactaaaacaatccgACAGAAAATTTACTCGTCTAAACCTAAACAATACCAACATAATGAAATCATCATCAAGCCAGatcctgaattaccaaacatgcttcaAAGTTTTTCCTAATTGTCCTTAAATCACTATTTACGAATTTAGGATTATACATGCATCCGTCGTCAGCCCACTGATGATGTCTTGGTCTGCGTGTCCTGGTTCACCGACCACCTCCTTGAGTCAAAACTAGCTCTGAAGCTTCCTGACACTAAACTGTCCTAGAAACTgactagaaaacctaaggtatacGACTAGAACTCGAGAGAGAGTAGCTAAAGGAAAACATTgtaggaaaaaaatgaaatcagCTTCCATTTATATGCTGCATCCAGACTAGTTCAAAATATCTGAAATCAATATTATCTGTTACGTGTTATAATCACATTCGTCTAGATGAATTTCTCGGATAatgtaatttgaaatatattaggTAGTCCATTTTAAATTTCTGTGGCCAACAGGTTAATCTCGAATTATCAGTTCCTTGATAATGCTTAATTAACAGCTCTTTAATCATCTCTTAATtagtacttcattcaaaataaggattCGA comes from the Primulina huaijiensis isolate GDHJ02 chromosome 8, ASM1229523v2, whole genome shotgun sequence genome and includes:
- the LOC140983196 gene encoding uncharacterized protein isoform X2; this encodes MTQLGYEKAYNEFSFKTEQRHVTLYMTAVASFSSLVQKPTIKIYPDQGLQVRLSGSGANAIPPTTLSPTLMLLEWRCERAHDSPYEVEITIPIENYDPIQFTFAKMCEQRQKDDGEATRGWAIFGILSCVFIVVFTVFCCGGFIYRTRVENMRGLDALPGMATLSACLETVSNGVGQGYTRPADARNPFVNETSWEEQQGTSTQGTWRRSERTYGSI
- the LOC140983196 gene encoding uncharacterized protein isoform X3, whose translation is MKRLTTNSDCCSFKTEQRHVTLYMTAVASFSSLVQKPTIKIYPDQGLQVRLSGSGANAIPPTTLSPTLMLLEWRCERAHDSPYEVEITIPIENYDPIQFTFAKMCEQRQKDDGEATRGWAIFGILSCVFIVVFTVFCCGGFIYRTRVENMRGLDALPGMATLSACLETVSNGVGQGYTRPADARNPFVNETSWEEQQGTSTQGTWRRSERTYGSI
- the LOC140983196 gene encoding uncharacterized protein isoform X1; the encoded protein is MKRLTTNSGNKIIHLRHLRSCILEICYCFLFKTEQRHVTLYMTAVASFSSLVQKPTIKIYPDQGLQVRLSGSGANAIPPTTLSPTLMLLEWRCERAHDSPYEVEITIPIENYDPIQFTFAKMCEQRQKDDGEATRGWAIFGILSCVFIVVFTVFCCGGFIYRTRVENMRGLDALPGMATLSACLETVSNGVGQGYTRPADARNPFVNETSWEEQQGTSTQGTWRRSERTYGSI